The following are from one region of the Ruficoccus sp. ZRK36 genome:
- a CDS encoding alpha/beta hydrolase produces MKLRDRVTPSGLRKGLAGALMTLAAAAAFAGGRVEWAIPYRASDAQLPEDAYQRTQCKLDIYIPEGVEDFPTVVWFHGGGLVKGGRHFPDLKDKGIALVAVGYRLHPQANYPAFLDDAGAAVAWTLDNIAKYGGDPNKVFVSGASAGGYLSAMVGMDPRWLEAYGHAPDELAGIIPVTGQMTTHFNVKKWLGDEGLQYRPVVDENAPMYYVRRGLPPFCIIVGDRDLDFPARVSENQFMADTLKVLKNKQVEFYALEGLSHTQVSAGAAIIIPGFIERVTETGPAKKK; encoded by the coding sequence ATGAAATTACGAGATCGCGTTACTCCCTCCGGCTTACGAAAGGGCCTGGCTGGTGCACTCATGACACTTGCGGCTGCCGCAGCCTTTGCCGGTGGGCGCGTAGAATGGGCGATCCCCTACCGGGCCTCTGACGCTCAGCTCCCCGAGGATGCCTATCAGCGTACACAGTGTAAGCTCGACATCTACATCCCCGAGGGGGTGGAGGACTTTCCCACGGTCGTGTGGTTCCATGGGGGAGGTCTTGTCAAAGGGGGGCGCCACTTCCCCGATCTGAAGGACAAGGGTATTGCGCTCGTTGCGGTGGGCTACCGCCTGCATCCTCAGGCGAACTACCCGGCCTTTCTCGATGATGCCGGGGCAGCTGTCGCTTGGACGCTGGATAACATCGCCAAGTACGGCGGCGATCCGAACAAGGTCTTTGTCTCCGGGGCCTCTGCCGGTGGCTATCTCTCGGCCATGGTTGGAATGGACCCCCGATGGCTTGAGGCCTATGGGCACGCACCGGATGAGCTTGCCGGGATCATCCCGGTTACCGGGCAGATGACCACACACTTTAATGTCAAAAAATGGCTTGGCGACGAGGGCTTGCAATACCGCCCCGTGGTCGACGAAAACGCCCCTATGTACTACGTCCGGCGCGGCTTGCCGCCGTTCTGCATCATCGTCGGTGACCGTGACCTCGACTTTCCCGCGCGTGTCTCCGAAAACCAGTTTATGGCCGATACGCTGAAGGTGCTTAAGAACAAGCAAGTCGAGTTCTACGCGCTGGAGGGCTTGAGCCATACGCAGGTTAGCGCTGGCGCTGCGATTATTATACCGGGCTTTATTGAAAGAGTAACTGAAACCGGCCCTGCCAAGAA